A single Bdellovibrio bacteriovorus DNA region contains:
- a CDS encoding TolC family protein encodes MSKHALLSLIIPFLTTSPAFSATLQEAYQSALQKNETVGLQNAKVTQAKERVSQLRGGLYPQISAKATYFMQPEAKDPLAQEIFPDRQTTVALSANQVLFRGLREFAGIRQQKDLLESQEEARNQALLQLYQDVANSYLNILTLEQDLKNLEVQIKLYDERVSELSGRVRRGESNSTEVLTAQSSQAGLKAESQIVSGNLKMARELFAFITGLPANESLTDPALTKNKSINSLDYYLKRIEERYDVKSARELYNAAEEDVKIAKGAHWPSLDVAGNYYLKRPEGFSEDLKWDVQFTLTLPIFEGGTTQAKVREAASRKIEADLTLARLRRQADQEIRAYYENYQSRLNQVAALEKATSLSEKNYQVLQRDYRRGLSRNVDVQIALTDFRVASRALDQARFAAQSELVRLQIAAAEMIAPAVKED; translated from the coding sequence ATGTCAAAACATGCACTTCTATCGTTGATCATCCCTTTTTTAACAACAAGCCCTGCCTTTTCAGCCACACTTCAAGAAGCTTATCAGTCCGCTTTACAGAAGAATGAAACTGTCGGTTTGCAAAACGCCAAAGTCACTCAAGCCAAAGAACGGGTTTCGCAATTGCGCGGCGGTTTGTACCCACAAATTTCAGCTAAGGCGACGTACTTCATGCAACCGGAAGCGAAAGATCCCTTAGCTCAAGAGATCTTTCCGGACCGTCAGACGACGGTGGCGCTTTCTGCGAATCAGGTTTTATTCCGAGGCCTGCGAGAGTTTGCCGGCATCCGCCAACAGAAAGATCTTTTAGAATCTCAAGAAGAAGCGCGCAATCAGGCGCTTTTGCAGCTTTATCAAGATGTCGCTAATTCCTATTTGAATATTCTGACACTCGAGCAGGATTTGAAAAACCTGGAAGTGCAAATCAAGCTTTATGATGAGCGCGTTTCTGAATTGAGTGGACGTGTTCGTCGCGGAGAATCTAATTCCACCGAGGTTTTGACGGCGCAGTCCAGTCAAGCCGGCTTGAAAGCCGAATCACAAATCGTCAGCGGAAATCTGAAAATGGCCCGCGAGCTTTTTGCCTTTATCACGGGCCTGCCAGCGAATGAGTCTTTAACGGACCCGGCACTCACGAAAAATAAAAGCATCAACTCTTTGGATTATTATCTGAAGCGCATTGAAGAACGTTACGACGTGAAGTCAGCGCGCGAACTTTATAATGCCGCAGAGGAAGATGTGAAGATCGCAAAAGGGGCGCATTGGCCTTCGTTAGATGTGGCGGGCAATTATTATTTGAAGCGTCCTGAAGGATTCAGTGAAGACTTAAAGTGGGACGTGCAGTTCACTTTGACTTTACCGATCTTTGAAGGCGGCACCACGCAGGCGAAAGTGCGCGAAGCGGCCTCAAGAAAAATTGAAGCCGATCTGACTTTAGCGCGTTTGCGTCGCCAAGCGGATCAAGAAATTCGGGCCTATTATGAAAATTATCAATCTCGTTTAAACCAAGTGGCAGCCTTGGAAAAGGCCACCAGCTTGTCCGAGAAAAACTATCAAGTGCTTCAGCGTGATTACCGTCGGGGCCTGTCCCGCAACGTCGATGTACAAATCGCGTTAACGGATTTTCGTGTGGCCTCACGCGCTTTAGACCAAGCGCGCTTTGCGGCTCAATCTGAACTTGTTCGTTTGCAAATTGCGGCGGCCGAAATGATCGCGCCGGCAGTGAAGGAAGACTAG
- a CDS encoding efflux RND transporter permease subunit, whose product MTLSDLSIRKPVFAWMLMFGLIVFGAISFMRMGVSELPDVDFPVISLSVRYEGAAPEVMEADVIDPIEDALISIQGVKNITSIARNSTADVTIEFDLEVNIDVAFQDVQAKMAQIQGALPQDMDPPTVMKINPEDFPIMWLSVSSNQMPLQDMMVYVNDQIRDRLTTVPGVGNLWMPGYLEPNLRVWVRNEDLHKYALSVSDVVTTLRNEHAEPPAGRAEYNKTEYSLRTLGEAKKLDQFHNILVNSRGGGPNYSPIPLERVADFKEGTVDVVQFARANGKFAVGLGVVKQRGSNAVSVAHAVKDRIVEIQKTLPEGMQIVVNYDGTKFVEESVHELVLTLILAAILTSLVCWLFLGSWSSTFNVLLAIPTSVLGSFIILYFAGFTLNIFTLMGLSLAIGIVVDDAIMVLENIIRHLEMGKKKKEAALVGAREITFAAMAASVSLVAIFLPIAFMEGLIGRFLFQFGVTMSAAVMISLLEALTLTPMRASQFVESGERTTRIGRTFEAGYERLHDLYTRSLKVSLNHRWKVIFASLIFFVLSFGSVAFLKGEFQPAQDQSSLMIQISNPPKSAISFTDEKVKVIEDFLHKRNEVKSTFVAAGGFTGGEANNAIIFVDLKPKGERGKDPEKGKELSQQQFIEVVREYLNKTIPDAKPQVQDPSTQGFGGGGGKGFPVEFSIQGPNWNELGKYSETIVEELKNKKIMTDVSSDYQAGAPEIQVIPNRKKASDRGVSVIAIGEVLNAMMGGVVVGSYEKGGHRYDIRVKMAENGQAPHERIRQLKVRNNRGELVPIADVVDIKEASVASTISRKNRQRSIIIYGNMGPGLSQQQASDQAMAAARKILPQEYKVIISGSAEEFQQSFISLIFALIMGFVVAYMVLASQFNSFIDPITVFMALPFSFSGAFLALLIGGQSLNIFSMIGLILLMGIVKKNSILLVDFTNQRRDTEHVSVHQALIEACPTRLRPILMTSFATIAGAVPAALSLGPGAEARQPMAIAVIGGVFVSTFLTLYVVPCVYSLFARWDRRERHRDEVEA is encoded by the coding sequence ATGACTTTATCTGATTTATCAATCCGTAAGCCCGTATTTGCCTGGATGTTGATGTTTGGCTTGATCGTATTCGGGGCGATCAGCTTTATGCGCATGGGGGTCAGTGAGCTTCCCGACGTGGACTTCCCAGTCATCTCTCTTTCAGTTCGATACGAAGGAGCGGCACCAGAAGTGATGGAAGCCGACGTCATCGATCCGATCGAAGATGCCTTGATTAGTATTCAAGGGGTGAAAAATATCACCTCCATTGCGCGCAATAGTACGGCGGATGTGACGATCGAGTTTGATCTTGAGGTCAATATCGATGTGGCCTTCCAAGACGTTCAGGCGAAGATGGCGCAAATTCAAGGCGCCCTGCCTCAGGATATGGATCCTCCGACAGTGATGAAAATCAATCCGGAAGATTTCCCGATCATGTGGTTGTCGGTTTCAAGTAACCAAATGCCTTTGCAGGATATGATGGTGTACGTGAACGACCAGATTCGTGATCGCTTAACCACGGTTCCTGGCGTAGGGAATCTTTGGATGCCCGGTTACTTAGAACCTAATCTGCGTGTGTGGGTGCGTAACGAAGATCTGCATAAATATGCTCTTTCTGTCTCGGACGTCGTTACGACTTTACGTAACGAACATGCGGAACCACCAGCAGGTCGAGCAGAATATAATAAGACGGAATACAGTCTGCGCACCTTAGGCGAAGCGAAAAAGCTAGATCAGTTCCACAATATCCTCGTGAATTCTCGCGGCGGGGGCCCCAACTACAGTCCGATTCCGTTAGAGCGCGTTGCTGACTTTAAAGAAGGCACCGTCGACGTTGTCCAGTTCGCGCGGGCCAATGGAAAGTTTGCCGTCGGTCTGGGCGTAGTTAAACAGCGTGGATCGAATGCGGTGTCCGTCGCACATGCGGTGAAGGATCGTATCGTCGAGATCCAAAAGACGTTGCCTGAGGGCATGCAAATAGTCGTGAACTATGATGGAACGAAGTTCGTTGAAGAATCCGTTCATGAATTGGTTCTGACTTTGATTTTGGCGGCGATTTTAACTTCCTTGGTGTGTTGGCTGTTCTTAGGATCTTGGTCTTCGACGTTCAACGTCTTGTTGGCGATTCCGACTTCGGTTTTAGGAAGCTTTATTATTCTATACTTCGCGGGCTTTACGCTGAATATCTTCACGTTGATGGGCTTGAGTTTGGCGATCGGTATCGTCGTCGATGACGCGATCATGGTCTTAGAAAACATCATCCGTCACTTAGAGATGGGAAAAAAGAAGAAGGAAGCGGCCTTGGTCGGTGCCAGAGAGATCACGTTTGCAGCGATGGCCGCCTCCGTGTCTTTGGTGGCGATCTTCTTGCCTATTGCCTTTATGGAAGGTTTGATCGGTCGCTTCTTATTCCAATTCGGTGTGACGATGAGTGCGGCGGTGATGATTTCACTTCTCGAAGCTTTGACGTTGACTCCGATGCGTGCGTCGCAGTTTGTTGAATCAGGTGAACGAACAACTCGTATTGGAAGAACCTTTGAAGCCGGGTACGAGCGTCTGCATGATCTTTATACAAGATCATTGAAGGTGTCGCTAAATCACCGCTGGAAAGTTATTTTCGCCTCTTTGATTTTCTTCGTTCTGAGCTTCGGTTCTGTGGCTTTCTTAAAAGGAGAGTTTCAACCAGCACAGGATCAGAGCTCGTTGATGATTCAAATCAGCAACCCGCCGAAGTCGGCCATTTCTTTTACGGACGAAAAAGTAAAAGTGATTGAAGACTTCCTTCATAAACGCAACGAAGTGAAATCAACCTTCGTGGCCGCCGGTGGTTTCACAGGTGGTGAGGCGAATAACGCCATCATCTTTGTGGATTTAAAACCCAAAGGCGAGCGTGGGAAAGATCCTGAAAAAGGAAAAGAACTTTCTCAGCAACAGTTTATCGAAGTGGTGCGTGAATACCTTAATAAAACCATTCCAGATGCGAAGCCTCAGGTGCAAGATCCATCAACGCAAGGATTCGGTGGGGGCGGTGGTAAGGGCTTCCCCGTGGAATTCAGTATTCAAGGACCGAACTGGAACGAGTTGGGTAAGTACTCTGAAACCATCGTTGAAGAACTTAAGAATAAGAAAATCATGACGGATGTAAGTTCGGACTATCAAGCCGGTGCTCCAGAAATCCAAGTGATTCCGAATCGCAAAAAGGCTTCTGACCGTGGTGTGAGTGTGATTGCTATCGGTGAAGTCTTAAATGCGATGATGGGTGGGGTGGTTGTGGGTAGCTATGAAAAAGGCGGCCACCGCTATGATATTCGCGTGAAGATGGCAGAAAACGGACAAGCACCTCACGAACGTATCCGTCAGTTGAAGGTTCGTAACAACCGTGGTGAGCTTGTGCCTATTGCGGATGTCGTCGATATCAAAGAAGCTTCCGTGGCTTCGACGATTTCTCGTAAGAACCGTCAACGTTCGATCATCATTTACGGAAACATGGGACCGGGATTGAGTCAGCAGCAAGCTTCGGATCAAGCGATGGCCGCGGCTCGAAAAATTCTGCCGCAAGAATACAAAGTCATTATCAGCGGATCGGCCGAAGAGTTCCAGCAAAGCTTTATCAGCTTGATCTTTGCTTTGATCATGGGATTTGTTGTTGCCTACATGGTACTGGCGTCGCAGTTCAATAGTTTTATTGATCCGATCACGGTCTTTATGGCGTTGCCGTTTAGTTTCTCGGGTGCTTTCTTGGCACTCTTGATCGGCGGTCAGTCACTGAATATCTTCAGTATGATTGGTTTGATCTTGCTCATGGGTATCGTGAAAAAGAACTCGATCTTGCTTGTGGACTTTACGAATCAACGTCGCGACACCGAACATGTTTCGGTTCATCAGGCCTTGATCGAAGCCTGTCCGACACGTCTGCGTCCTATCTTGATGACATCGTTTGCGACTATCGCCGGTGCGGTGCCAGCAGCGCTCAGTCTTGGACCGGGAGCGGAAGCGCGTCAACCCATGGCCATCGCGGTGATCGGGGGCGTTTTTGTTTCGACGTTCTTGACTCTTTATGTGGTGCCTTGTGTGTACAGTCTTTTTGCACGCTGGGACCGTCGTGAAAGACATCGCGACGAAGTCGAAGCCTAA